One Defluviitoga tunisiensis genomic window carries:
- a CDS encoding cob(I)yrinic acid a,c-diamide adenosyltransferase — protein sequence MSIYTKTGDSGETALWSGERVSKDDLRVESYGTIDELSAFISEATHYVNSQEIRKILKELQNDLFKVGGELASKGKQYIHPIEESDVERITNYVDYFEKRIQLKSFVIQGSTPQSSKLDICRTIARRAERRIISLDKKETVSPTIKKYINRLSDLLYVMARFEEFLQNKIEYKRW from the coding sequence ATGTCTATATATACAAAGACAGGGGATAGTGGAGAAACTGCTCTTTGGAGTGGTGAACGTGTATCTAAAGACGATCTGAGAGTAGAATCATATGGTACAATAGATGAATTGAGTGCGTTTATTTCTGAAGCTACTCATTATGTTAATTCACAAGAAATTAGAAAGATTTTGAAAGAACTTCAAAATGATTTATTCAAAGTTGGAGGAGAATTAGCTTCAAAAGGCAAGCAATATATACATCCAATTGAAGAATCTGATGTAGAAAGAATTACAAATTATGTTGATTATTTTGAAAAAAGGATACAGTTAAAAAGTTTTGTAATTCAGGGGAGCACGCCTCAATCGTCCAAACTTGACATTTGTAGAACTATTGCTAGGCGTGCAGAACGAAGAATAATTTCTTTAGACAAAAAGGAAACAGTATCTCCTACTATAAAAAAGTATATTAATAGATTATCTGATTTATTATATGTTATGGCAAGATTTGAAGAGTTCTTACAAAATAAAATTGAATATAAGAGATGGTGA
- a CDS encoding DUF503 domain-containing protein, translating into MFCLKLELKIKLFGLNSLKDKRSIVKNLTNRLRKKYNISIIEGNFNDSKNHLEIYISSVSKNKDYLLDLIEQIEQDIELMFGLEVEGEDYIIF; encoded by the coding sequence ATGTTTTGCTTAAAATTAGAATTAAAGATAAAACTTTTTGGGTTGAATTCATTAAAAGATAAAAGATCGATAGTAAAGAATTTGACCAATAGATTAAGAAAGAAATATAATATCTCAATTATTGAAGGGAACTTCAATGATTCCAAGAATCACCTTGAAATCTATATTTCTTCGGTTAGTAAAAATAAAGATTATCTCTTAGATTTAATCGAACAAATTGAACAAGATATAGAGTTAATGTTTGGGTTAGAAGTAGAGGGAGAAGACTATATTATTTTTTAA
- a CDS encoding alkaline phosphatase encodes MKKRSILLVLLVFLVSLLSFASGVNNVIFFIGDGMGANHMLLASYLEGYELTMMKAPYTGYALTYSADSNVTDSAAAGTALATGYKTNNGMIGILPNGEIVSTISEVLAKEGYKTGIIATSRITHATPASYYGHVLDRDDEDKLAEQLVNSNLSVVLGGGSKNFNPTTRKDGKDLIAVAKENGFDYITSKQELNSYSGDKVLGLFNSNHMNSVTERSDNEPLLPEMTAKALEILSKEGTPFFLMVEGSQIDWEGHDNDVYGVWKEVVELDQAVKVALDFAKDHPDTLIIVTADHETGGLGLSTGSPMNLEMVRSYQKTTDWIIANSSTSSKLKENVKKFYGYELADNELKYVENSSNKIESLSEVISKKANMGWTTHDHTGALVPILAFGSGSEEFTGIMDNTEFPKKIAYLLEVTFPDLIQIVPQN; translated from the coding sequence ATGAAGAAAAGAAGCATTTTATTGGTATTATTAGTTTTTCTAGTTTCTTTGCTTTCTTTTGCTAGTGGAGTAAATAACGTTATTTTTTTCATAGGCGACGGTATGGGAGCAAATCATATGTTGTTAGCAAGTTATTTAGAAGGTTATGAGTTAACTATGATGAAAGCACCATATACTGGTTATGCTTTAACGTATTCAGCTGATAGCAATGTCACAGATTCAGCAGCTGCTGGAACAGCATTAGCTACAGGATATAAAACAAACAACGGTATGATTGGAATACTTCCAAACGGTGAGATAGTTTCAACAATATCAGAAGTTTTAGCAAAAGAAGGTTATAAAACCGGAATTATAGCTACATCAAGAATTACTCACGCAACACCAGCTTCTTATTATGGTCACGTATTGGATAGGGATGATGAGGATAAACTCGCAGAACAACTAGTAAATAGTAACTTGTCAGTTGTTTTGGGTGGCGGCTCAAAAAATTTTAATCCAACTACTAGGAAAGATGGAAAAGATTTAATAGCTGTAGCTAAAGAAAACGGTTTTGATTATATTACATCTAAGCAAGAATTAAATAGCTATAGTGGAGATAAGGTTCTTGGATTATTCAATTCAAATCATATGAATAGCGTTACAGAAAGATCTGACAATGAACCTTTATTACCAGAAATGACTGCAAAAGCTTTAGAAATTCTTTCAAAAGAGGGTACTCCTTTCTTTTTAATGGTTGAAGGGTCTCAAATTGATTGGGAGGGTCACGACAATGATGTTTACGGCGTTTGGAAGGAAGTTGTAGAATTAGATCAAGCTGTAAAAGTAGCTTTAGATTTTGCTAAAGATCATCCTGACACCTTAATAATTGTCACAGCCGACCATGAAACAGGGGGATTAGGTTTATCAACAGGTAGTCCTATGAACTTAGAAATGGTAAGAAGTTATCAAAAAACAACAGATTGGATAATAGCTAATTCAAGTACTTCATCAAAATTAAAAGAGAATGTGAAAAAATTTTATGGATACGAATTAGCTGATAACGAATTAAAGTATGTGGAAAACAGCTCAAATAAAATTGAATCATTGTCAGAAGTAATAAGTAAAAAGGCAAATATGGGTTGGACTACCCACGACCATACCGGGGCATTGGTACCTATTTTAGCTTTTGGATCTGGTTCAGAAGAATTTACAGGAATAATGGATAACACAGAATTTCCAAAAAAGATAGCATATTTATTAGAAGTAACTTTTCCAGATTTGATTCAGATCGTTCCACAGAATTAA
- a CDS encoding MFS transporter, whose translation MLALLIIIYISFISLGLPDSLLGSAWPVMYEELSVPVSHAGILSMIVSLGTVVSSFLSAKLIERFGTGRVTLVSVAMTAIALIGFGLSHSFIPLLFFAIPLGLGAGSVDAALNNFVALHYKAKHMNWLHSFWGVGATTGPVIMSFWLAKKNNWNMGYITIGIIQSFLVIALMFSLPLWNNSQIEKKGTQNKDNKKDDIKVLSLPKIFQIPKAKMALLAFFSYCSLELTTGLWVGSYAVNNYGVSSEVAAFWTSIYYLGITIGRFLSGFMSVRFSNTKLIKIGLSGIFIGITLIVLPLPVWKIPIGLSLIGLGCAPIYPSMLHQTPRIFGKELSQSMMGIQMAFAYIGSTFTPPLFGFVAEHIGISLFPFFLLMLAFVLFFATETVSSKVFVHE comes from the coding sequence ATGCTAGCTTTACTCATAATTATCTATATATCTTTTATTAGTCTTGGTTTACCTGATTCCCTTTTAGGTTCTGCTTGGCCAGTGATGTATGAAGAATTATCTGTTCCTGTTTCACATGCTGGGATACTTTCTATGATAGTTTCATTAGGAACAGTTGTGTCTAGTTTTTTGAGTGCAAAGTTAATAGAAAGGTTTGGAACTGGAAGAGTAACCTTAGTAAGTGTAGCAATGACAGCTATTGCTTTAATTGGTTTTGGATTGTCTCATTCATTTATCCCTTTGCTGTTTTTTGCAATTCCTCTTGGGTTAGGTGCAGGTTCAGTTGACGCGGCTTTAAATAACTTTGTTGCCTTGCATTATAAAGCAAAACATATGAATTGGTTGCATAGTTTTTGGGGTGTTGGGGCAACTACGGGACCTGTAATTATGTCTTTTTGGCTTGCAAAGAAAAATAATTGGAACATGGGTTATATAACAATAGGCATTATCCAAAGCTTTTTAGTAATTGCCTTAATGTTTTCTCTTCCACTTTGGAATAACTCTCAAATAGAAAAAAAGGGAACACAAAACAAAGATAATAAAAAAGATGATATTAAAGTATTGTCTTTACCAAAGATTTTTCAAATTCCTAAAGCCAAAATGGCTTTACTTGCTTTTTTTTCTTACTGTTCTTTAGAATTAACAACAGGACTTTGGGTAGGTAGCTATGCGGTAAATAATTATGGAGTGTCATCAGAGGTTGCTGCTTTTTGGACATCCATTTATTATTTAGGAATAACCATAGGTCGCTTTTTATCAGGATTTATGTCTGTTAGATTTTCAAATACCAAGCTAATTAAAATAGGACTGAGCGGTATTTTCATTGGAATAACGTTAATCGTTCTTCCTTTACCTGTTTGGAAAATTCCTATAGGTTTATCTCTTATAGGATTAGGATGCGCACCTATTTATCCTAGCATGCTTCATCAAACTCCTAGAATATTTGGTAAGGAGCTTTCACAATCAATGATGGGAATTCAAATGGCTTTTGCTTATATTGGTTCTACCTTTACGCCTCCCTTATTTGGTTTTGTTGCCGAACACATTGGTATTTCGTTATTTCCTTTTTTTCTTTTGATGTTAGCCTTTGTTCTTTTTTTTGCAACCGAAACCGTATCTAGCAAAGTTTTTGTTCATGAATAA
- the yqeK gene encoding bis(5'-nucleosyl)-tetraphosphatase (symmetrical) YqeK, whose amino-acid sequence MNINKIILEIEQYLKLMINSKERLNHIYSVVDFSNKLAEVHNISQERVKIAALGHDLFRDVKPSKLITIARIYNIPITQIELAAPILLHGMISAEFLKRKYGIDEEIYEAIYYHTSGYEYMGDIGRILVISDSAGDDREYRGVKKLRQESIKSLNLGYKLAIKNKIQYAIKKDRYVLEQTYKTWNRILLNKVENY is encoded by the coding sequence TTGAATATAAATAAAATTATTCTCGAAATAGAGCAATATTTAAAACTAATGATAAATTCTAAGGAAAGGTTGAATCACATATATAGTGTGGTAGATTTTTCTAATAAATTGGCAGAAGTACACAACATCTCACAAGAAAGGGTAAAAATAGCAGCACTAGGGCATGACTTATTTCGTGATGTGAAGCCTTCAAAACTCATCACAATTGCAAGAATATATAATATTCCTATAACTCAGATCGAGTTAGCTGCTCCTATACTCTTACATGGAATGATCAGTGCGGAGTTTTTAAAGCGAAAATATGGAATAGATGAAGAAATTTATGAAGCAATATATTATCACACAAGTGGTTATGAATATATGGGAGATATTGGGAGAATCCTTGTCATCTCCGATTCTGCAGGAGATGACAGGGAATATAGAGGGGTGAAAAAGTTACGTCAAGAATCTATAAAATCTCTAAATCTAGGCTATAAACTTGCTATAAAAAATAAGATCCAGTATGCTATAAAGAAAGATAGGTATGTTTTAGAACAAACATATAAAACATGGAATAGAATATTATTGAATAAAGTTGAAAATTATTAA
- a CDS encoding peptidoglycan DD-metalloendopeptidase family protein, with the protein MNLCHSRKRRILTFFYLILLVSSFASYSVVTHKIQQNETLFSISIKYNVSISTILDWNPGISPNSLRVGQSLKIPQPDGYLYEVKKGDTLSSIAKLFFADVEDIKKINGLTSSTIVPGQKIFIPNSAIGKGFNNEKSIIWPTYGTISSLYGYRVNPISKEYTLHKGVDIAAPTGTPVFASEDGVVEFVGENNGYGLMIQIDSNSNTFIYGHLSQINVYKGQYVKKGQLIGRVGSTGVSTGPHLHFEVRREDKLYDPLVLLPSRNNIYVLDERESAYGVGGE; encoded by the coding sequence TTGAATCTGTGTCATTCCAGAAAAAGGCGCATATTAACCTTTTTTTATCTTATCTTGCTAGTATCTTCTTTTGCAAGTTATTCGGTTGTTACTCATAAGATCCAACAAAATGAAACTCTTTTCAGTATTTCTATCAAATATAACGTATCTATTTCTACAATTTTGGATTGGAATCCGGGAATTTCACCTAACTCGTTAAGAGTTGGGCAATCACTAAAAATACCTCAACCGGATGGTTATTTATACGAAGTTAAAAAGGGTGACACACTTTCGTCTATCGCTAAGCTTTTTTTTGCTGATGTAGAAGACATAAAAAAGATTAACGGCCTTACTTCTAGTACAATCGTTCCAGGTCAAAAAATCTTTATCCCAAATAGCGCAATTGGTAAAGGATTTAATAATGAAAAAAGCATCATTTGGCCAACTTATGGAACAATTTCATCATTATATGGTTACAGAGTAAACCCTATATCAAAAGAGTATACGCTTCACAAAGGTGTAGATATAGCCGCCCCTACTGGAACACCCGTTTTTGCTTCTGAAGATGGTGTTGTTGAGTTTGTAGGAGAAAATAACGGTTACGGTCTAATGATACAAATTGATTCAAATTCTAATACTTTTATTTATGGTCATTTATCTCAAATTAACGTTTACAAAGGACAATATGTTAAAAAAGGTCAACTAATAGGAAGGGTTGGAAGTACTGGAGTTAGCACTGGACCTCACTTACATTTTGAGGTTAGGCGAGAAGATAAGCTTTATGATCCTTTGGTTCTACTTCCATCTCGCAACAATATTTACGTTCTGGATGAAAGAGAAAGTGCATACGGTGTTGGAGGAGAATAA
- a CDS encoding BMP family lipoprotein: protein MKKSLVIFCLVACIVSAFGFKAIMVTDAGGLGDRSFNDGTWEGIQMAIRELDGVEGDVFVSKEQTDYLQNLTKAAEQADVVIGVGFLMSDILFNVAAQYPDTYFIGIDIEPSPGQNVPPNLALYTFKEEEGGFLLGYIAASMSKTNTVGFIGGLEVPPVKRYEIGYRTGIKAYNQIKNASVECITGYVGSFTDASKTKQIALSQYERGADIIFTGVTTGAVIDAAKEKGSYFYGLNNNAPLNSIIDAYFEKGRGYFVIGYDMDQDYMAPGYVLVSSRKKVDVATFNGIKSAKEDRIFKSGVQVLGLAEDGVGISQMKYTKGLVPNEVLAELVMLKNIVKNGELIIPKSEAELSAVDFSDIEFPF, encoded by the coding sequence ATGAAAAAAAGCCTAGTGATCTTCTGTTTAGTTGCTTGTATTGTTTCTGCTTTCGGTTTTAAAGCTATTATGGTTACTGACGCTGGTGGTTTAGGAGACAGATCTTTTAACGACGGTACTTGGGAAGGCATACAAATGGCGATCAGAGAGTTAGATGGTGTCGAAGGAGACGTCTTTGTTTCTAAAGAACAAACAGACTATTTACAAAATCTTACTAAAGCCGCTGAACAGGCAGATGTTGTTATAGGCGTGGGATTTTTAATGTCTGATATACTGTTCAATGTGGCTGCACAATATCCTGATACATATTTTATAGGAATTGATATCGAACCATCTCCGGGTCAAAACGTTCCACCTAATCTTGCATTATACACTTTTAAGGAAGAAGAGGGTGGATTTTTACTTGGATATATAGCAGCTTCAATGTCTAAGACAAATACAGTTGGATTCATTGGTGGGTTAGAAGTGCCTCCTGTTAAGAGATATGAAATAGGATATAGAACAGGAATAAAAGCATATAACCAGATAAAAAATGCAAGTGTAGAATGTATAACAGGTTATGTTGGAAGTTTTACAGATGCTTCAAAAACCAAACAAATTGCTCTTTCACAGTATGAACGCGGTGCAGATATAATATTTACTGGGGTCACTACTGGGGCGGTAATCGATGCCGCAAAAGAGAAAGGTTCTTATTTCTACGGATTGAATAATAATGCTCCTTTAAACAGTATAATCGATGCTTATTTTGAAAAAGGACGAGGTTATTTTGTAATCGGATACGATATGGATCAAGACTATATGGCACCAGGTTATGTTCTAGTAAGTTCTAGAAAAAAAGTTGATGTTGCAACATTTAATGGAATCAAGTCTGCTAAGGAAGATCGTATTTTTAAATCAGGAGTTCAGGTTTTAGGCTTAGCAGAAGATGGCGTTGGTATTTCTCAAATGAAATATACTAAAGGGCTTGTCCCTAATGAAGTTTTAGCAGAATTAGTCATGCTAAAAAATATCGTAAAAAACGGCGAACTTATTATACCAAAGTCTGAAGCAGAATTAAGTGCCGTCGATTTTAGCGATATTGAGTTTCCTTTTTAA
- a CDS encoding inorganic phosphate transporter — protein MIFLYIIPSLLLGWSLGTNNAGHIFGPPVVSGLVSYKKVRIVASIFVFIGAIIGGGAGLKTLGQLTNLEVGYLSLSMFSAFLTMMIMTLLALPASATQAVVGALIGASILKGQVNLGLLVGIFVSWLLTPLGAIFFSYILYRVIAFFFRKFLTLATQDMFIRVLTWFVIVYSSYSLGANNVANVTGVFTDVLLSPLILSIIGGLSIAVGIFTTNQKVLYTVGKGILEMDHFSSAISIFGVSVSLWLFSLIGIPVSASQAIIGSIIGVGLATGTKTFDYKLILKIVFGWIGTPLASGLISVLLIRIFKL, from the coding sequence ATGATTTTTTTATATATTATACCTTCTCTTTTATTAGGTTGGTCCTTAGGTACCAACAATGCTGGACATATATTTGGACCACCTGTAGTATCGGGGCTCGTTTCTTATAAAAAGGTAAGAATTGTTGCCTCAATTTTTGTTTTTATAGGCGCTATTATCGGAGGAGGTGCAGGTTTAAAGACACTGGGTCAATTAACAAATCTTGAAGTAGGATATCTTTCATTATCAATGTTTAGCGCTTTTTTGACTATGATGATAATGACCTTATTAGCTCTTCCTGCCTCTGCAACTCAAGCAGTTGTTGGAGCATTAATAGGGGCGAGTATTTTAAAAGGGCAAGTGAATCTTGGTTTATTAGTAGGAATATTTGTATCTTGGTTATTAACGCCTTTAGGTGCTATATTTTTTTCTTATATTTTATATAGAGTTATTGCTTTTTTCTTTAGAAAATTTTTAACTCTAGCAACTCAAGATATGTTTATAAGAGTGTTAACATGGTTTGTTATTGTCTATAGCTCTTATTCATTAGGTGCTAACAACGTAGCAAATGTTACAGGAGTATTTACCGATGTATTGTTAAGTCCATTGATTTTAAGCATAATTGGAGGTTTATCTATTGCAGTAGGTATATTTACAACAAATCAAAAAGTATTATATACTGTGGGAAAAGGTATTTTGGAGATGGACCACTTTTCATCTGCTATATCTATTTTTGGTGTTTCTGTGTCGTTATGGTTATTCTCACTAATAGGTATACCTGTTAGTGCCTCACAGGCAATTATAGGTTCAATCATTGGTGTAGGGTTAGCGACTGGTACTAAAACTTTTGACTATAAGCTGATATTAAAGATCGTATTTGGATGGATAGGAACACCACTTGCTTCTGGGTTAATATCAGTTCTATTGATAAGGATTTTTAAATTATAG
- the glpK gene encoding glycerol kinase GlpK, with protein sequence MNKYILSIDQGTTSSRAIIFDHEGNIVNSSQREFSQLYPKPGWVEHNPDEIWGTTIGVIANVLGVSNIQPEQISAIGITNQRETTIIWDAKTGEPVYNAIVWQDRRTSSICDGLREKGYEELIRNKTGLLIDAYFSGTKIKWILDNVEGVRKRAENGELRFGTVDSWIIWKLTRGKVHVTDYTNASRTMIYNIFDLKWDDDLLNMLDIPRSLLPVVKESSEIYGYTDSSVFGANVPISGIAGDQQAATFGQLCFEKGMAKNTYGTGCFMLLNTSEVPVKSKSGLLTTIAWGLNGKVEYALEGSVFVAGAAIQWLRDQLRLIDTSADSEYFATKVEDNGGVYFVPAFTGLGAPYWDMYARGAIFGLTRGSRKEHIIRATLESIAYSTKDVLEAMEKDSGLSLKKLRADGGASENNFLMQFQADILGIEVERPLIVETTALGAAFLAGLAVGYWKDREELKKIWRCEKCFQPNMIEEDREKLYAGWKKSVDRVKNWEK encoded by the coding sequence TTGAACAAATATATATTATCAATCGATCAGGGTACAACAAGTTCAAGAGCCATCATATTTGATCATGAAGGAAACATAGTAAATTCTTCGCAACGTGAATTTTCTCAACTTTATCCAAAACCAGGATGGGTGGAACATAATCCTGATGAAATTTGGGGAACAACTATAGGTGTAATAGCAAATGTTTTAGGGGTTTCTAATATACAACCTGAGCAAATATCAGCGATAGGGATTACCAATCAAAGAGAGACTACCATTATTTGGGATGCAAAAACTGGAGAGCCTGTGTACAATGCTATAGTGTGGCAAGACAGAAGAACATCGTCAATTTGTGATGGGTTAAGAGAAAAAGGTTATGAAGAATTGATTAGAAATAAAACAGGTTTATTAATAGATGCATATTTTTCAGGTACAAAAATCAAGTGGATTTTAGACAATGTTGAAGGAGTTAGAAAAAGAGCTGAAAATGGTGAATTGAGATTTGGAACTGTAGATTCTTGGATAATCTGGAAGCTTACAAGAGGGAAAGTACACGTAACTGACTACACTAATGCCTCAAGGACAATGATATATAACATCTTTGATTTAAAATGGGATGATGATTTACTAAATATGTTAGATATTCCAAGATCATTACTTCCAGTGGTTAAAGAATCTAGTGAAATATATGGCTATACTGACTCAAGTGTTTTCGGTGCAAATGTTCCCATAAGTGGAATTGCCGGAGACCAGCAAGCTGCTACCTTTGGACAACTATGTTTTGAGAAAGGCATGGCAAAAAATACTTACGGCACAGGTTGTTTCATGTTATTGAATACCTCTGAGGTACCCGTCAAATCAAAAAGCGGTTTATTAACAACAATTGCTTGGGGATTAAACGGAAAAGTTGAATATGCATTAGAAGGATCGGTGTTTGTAGCAGGTGCCGCTATTCAATGGTTAAGAGATCAGTTGAGATTAATTGATACATCTGCTGATTCTGAATATTTTGCTACAAAGGTTGAAGATAATGGCGGAGTTTATTTTGTTCCAGCTTTTACAGGTCTAGGTGCTCCATATTGGGATATGTATGCAAGAGGAGCTATATTTGGGTTAACGCGTGGTTCAAGAAAAGAACATATAATCAGAGCCACTCTAGAATCGATTGCTTACAGTACAAAAGATGTTTTAGAAGCGATGGAAAAAGATTCGGGACTTTCCTTAAAAAAGTTAAGAGCAGATGGTGGCGCTTCAGAAAATAATTTTCTTATGCAATTTCAAGCAGATATATTAGGAATTGAGGTTGAAAGGCCTTTGATTGTTGAAACTACTGCTTTAGGTGCAGCTTTTTTAGCAGGACTAGCTGTAGGTTATTGGAAAGATAGAGAAGAACTGAAGAAGATATGGAGATGCGAAAAATGTTTTCAACCAAACATGATAGAAGAAGATAGAGAGAAGTTGTATGCGGGTTGGAAAAAGTCTGTAGATAGGGTTAAAAATTGGGAAAAATAA
- a CDS encoding alanyl-tRNA editing protein: protein MQGKIEIIEVKKEKQYYFAKINHSPFYPDGKGGQIGDRGFVGEAKIVEVRDDGLLLDREINIGEHAFEIDEDRRFEISQQHTAQHILSAAFEKIADLKTVGFKMGEEHSTIDLNGIDIDDKIFSEAENLSNKIIAECIIVEEITTSKEEANHFTLRKPLSEKVEGPVRIIKIGEFDESACGGFHVKNTGNINLLKIINTEKVKGNLTRIYFVAGKRALQDYSLKHNLIEKLSLKLTSGISQLDEKIEILIQENKEYKNKIKKICEYAAPFIVNEIIKTPLIVKEHKIIYYKKENDIADFISNLVDLNEYTLIVEDQENSTFIIFSKKINCKEFINRLKEKYDIKGGGSEVRGNIKGKISLDQIIDNLK, encoded by the coding sequence TTGCAAGGAAAGATAGAAATTATTGAGGTAAAAAAAGAAAAACAGTACTATTTCGCAAAAATAAACCATTCTCCATTTTATCCAGATGGAAAAGGAGGACAAATTGGAGATAGAGGTTTTGTAGGAGAAGCTAAGATAGTTGAGGTTCGAGATGATGGATTGTTGCTAGATAGAGAAATCAATATTGGAGAACATGCATTTGAGATTGATGAAGATAGAAGATTTGAAATATCTCAACAACATACAGCTCAACACATTTTATCAGCTGCTTTTGAGAAAATTGCCGATTTAAAAACAGTTGGTTTTAAAATGGGTGAGGAACATTCCACCATTGACTTAAATGGAATAGATATTGACGATAAAATTTTTAGCGAAGCTGAAAATCTTTCTAATAAAATAATCGCAGAATGCATCATAGTTGAAGAGATAACTACGAGTAAAGAAGAGGCAAATCATTTTACTTTACGAAAACCTTTAAGCGAGAAGGTAGAAGGACCCGTAAGAATTATAAAAATTGGAGAGTTTGATGAGTCTGCATGCGGAGGCTTTCATGTTAAAAATACAGGTAATATTAATTTACTTAAAATCATTAATACCGAGAAAGTTAAAGGAAACTTAACTAGGATATACTTTGTGGCTGGAAAAAGGGCTTTACAAGATTACTCCTTAAAACATAACTTAATAGAAAAACTCTCTTTGAAACTTACATCTGGTATCTCTCAATTAGATGAAAAAATTGAGATATTAATCCAAGAGAACAAGGAATACAAAAATAAAATTAAAAAAATTTGTGAGTATGCCGCGCCTTTCATTGTAAATGAAATAATTAAAACTCCTTTAATTGTAAAAGAACACAAAATTATTTATTATAAAAAAGAAAATGATATTGCTGATTTTATTAGTAATCTTGTTGACTTAAATGAATACACTTTAATCGTTGAAGATCAAGAAAACAGTACTTTTATCATTTTTTCAAAGAAGATTAATTGTAAAGAATTTATTAATAGATTAAAAGAAAAATATGATATAAAAGGTGGAGGAAGCGAGGTACGAGGAAACATAAAAGGAAAAATAAGTCTAGATCAAATAATTGATAATCTAAAATAA
- a CDS encoding HAMP domain-containing protein — MVLKTIKGRIILIISVMLVFFGVTVIFNIFSLIKSNDGLESYTVFSDRTAVISQVEINFFNASLALKDYVVSYDNQMAKSFLQSISYVKDAISNSTGEASELQNLIDKINIYESSFNSIVQLNNEKERLINQDFSNMYIELSQYIAEFKDLAQKNFVSTLVFYSDSFLQSLDSLVEVSSTYFQSKSQGDKNSVLAAFNQLDSYLLTMQYGITTDDLKQKFAEIQEFVTQFKNTFEKIVQAIESQDPIIQEMEQLRVEILNLLEEQRAQLKEQQDTLGSRFIKENNRSILLTIILTVIAFVVAIITVIYLIRSITKPLLELRNKINQFKEGDLTVDFQVKSKDEIGQMALALSEMSKELRNSMGSIRQASDKVQESSVNLTKTSQESRENSEELKRQMDTIQTYAEETAGNVEEVT, encoded by the coding sequence ATGGTTCTAAAAACTATTAAAGGCAGGATCATTTTAATTATTTCGGTAATGTTGGTATTCTTTGGTGTTACGGTTATTTTTAATATCTTTTCATTGATTAAATCGAACGATGGATTAGAAAGTTACACAGTCTTTTCTGATCGAACGGCTGTGATTTCCCAAGTAGAAATTAACTTTTTTAATGCCTCACTAGCTTTAAAGGATTATGTTGTTAGTTACGATAATCAAATGGCAAAAAGTTTTCTTCAAAGTATTTCATATGTTAAGGATGCTATTTCTAATTCTACAGGAGAAGCCAGCGAACTTCAAAATTTGATAGATAAAATAAATATTTATGAGAGTTCTTTTAATAGTATAGTTCAATTAAATAATGAAAAGGAAAGGCTCATAAATCAAGATTTTAGCAATATGTATATAGAATTATCTCAATATATAGCTGAATTTAAAGATTTAGCCCAGAAAAATTTTGTATCGACTTTAGTATTTTATTCTGACAGTTTCCTACAAAGTTTAGATAGTCTTGTTGAAGTTTCTTCTACATATTTTCAATCGAAGTCTCAGGGGGATAAAAATTCAGTTTTAGCAGCTTTTAATCAATTGGATTCATATTTATTGACTATGCAATACGGTATTACTACAGACGATTTAAAACAAAAGTTTGCCGAAATTCAAGAATTTGTGACTCAATTTAAGAATACTTTTGAAAAGATTGTTCAAGCAATCGAATCTCAAGACCCAATAATCCAAGAAATGGAACAATTAAGGGTAGAAATACTAAACCTGTTAGAAGAACAAAGGGCTCAATTAAAAGAACAACAAGATACACTAGGTTCTCGGTTTATAAAAGAAAATAACAGATCTATTCTACTAACAATAATACTGACAGTAATAGCCTTTGTAGTAGCAATAATAACGGTCATATATCTAATACGCAGTATAACCAAACCATTACTTGAACTAAGAAACAAGATAAACCAATTCAAAGAAGGAGACTTAACAGTAGACTTTCAAGTAAAAAGCAAAGATGAGATAGGACAAATGGCGTTAGCTCTATCAGAGATGAGTAAAGAACTAAGAAATTCAATGGGATCGATAAGACAAGCTTCAGACAAAGTACAAGAATCCTCAGTCAACCTAACCAAGACCTCCCAAGAAAGCAGAGAAAACTCAGAAGAACTAAAAAGACAAATGGATACGATACAGACATATGCAGAAGAGACAGCAGGAAATGTAGAAGAAGTAACCTAA